From the genome of Campylobacter concisus:
CGGCACCTTTCCTTCGGAAATTCTATCCTGGCCGTACTCTTCGCGCTCGGCTTCGCTATTCGTCGGTAGCGGACCGCCTGCGCACATCGTGCACTTATCCATCGAACCTTTGGCTCCAAACACTCCCTCGCGCGGAAACTGAGGCGCGCCGAACGGACACGCGTATAGACAGTATCCGCAGCCGATGCAGATATCTTTGTCGTGTAGCACGATACCATCGCTCCTGATATAAAAGCAATCAACCGGGCAAACCAGCGAGCACGGAGCGTCCTCGCAGTGCATGCAGGCTATCGAGGTTGATATTTCCTTACCGGGTACGCCTTCGTTTAGCGTGATGACGCGGCGGCGGCGGATGCCAAGAGGCAGCTCGTGAGCCTCGTCGCAAGCCACCGCACAGCCGTTACAGTCGATACATCTATCATCGTCGCAGTAAAATTTAAGTCTATTGTTATCGTTAAATTCGCTCATTTTACGCCTTTTCTATGCGGCATAGACCGCTTTTGGTTTCAGGAATCTGAGTGTTTATATCATATCCGTAGTTAGTGACGGTATTTGCGCTCTCGCCTACCGCATAAGGCTTGGTGC
Proteins encoded in this window:
- a CDS encoding formate dehydrogenase, translated to MSEFNDNNRLKFYCDDDRCIDCNGCAVACDEAHELPLGIRRRRVITLNEGVPGKEISTSIACMHCEDAPCSLVCPVDCFYIRSDGIVLHDKDICIGCGYCLYACPFGAPQFPREGVFGAKGSMDKCTMCAGGPLPTNSEAEREEYGQDRISEGKVPVCAAMCSTKALLVGESAMIEKIYGDRVKARGYGFKDLKQTPTWKLAYYAGDRLKIKS